A genomic window from Candidatus Bathyarchaeota archaeon includes:
- the gatA gene encoding Asp-tRNA(Asn)/Glu-tRNA(Gln) amidotransferase subunit GatA: MSDLHKLTAQQTIQKIKSKEVSAQECLEAVFEQIHKVEDKINAFVTLVEDQALNRAKEIDKKISEGKKVGKLAGVSIAIKDAICTQGILTTCSSKMLENFVPPYNAEVINRIKQQDGIIIGKTNMDEFAMGSSTETSYFGPTFNPWDNSRVPGGSSGGSAACIATDEAVLSLGTDTGGSIRCPASYCSVVGLKPTYGLVSRYGLIAYANSLEQIGPMAKDVYDCALFLSVIAGHDTKDGTSVNQPIKDYTQFLKNGVKGLKIGVPKEFFGEGTKPDVKKQVWNAIHKLEELGASYEETSLPSLEQSLAAYYIVAMSEASSNLARFDGLRYGYRIDKDEADWATVYSKNRRAGFGAEVRRRIILGTYALSAGYYNKYYLKALKVRTLIRKNFEEAYKKFDVLMGPTMPFPPFKIGEKIEDPLQLYMSDVDTVSANLAGLPAISVPCGFTKGLPVGLQILAPHLREDLTLQVAYTFEQNTEFSKQKPKL; this comes from the coding sequence ATGTCAGACTTGCACAAATTAACAGCCCAACAGACCATACAAAAAATAAAAAGCAAAGAAGTATCCGCACAAGAATGTTTGGAAGCAGTCTTTGAACAAATCCACAAAGTTGAAGATAAAATTAACGCGTTTGTAACACTTGTTGAAGACCAAGCCTTAAACAGAGCCAAAGAAATTGACAAAAAAATTTCTGAAGGAAAAAAAGTCGGAAAACTAGCAGGGGTATCAATCGCAATAAAAGATGCAATATGCACACAAGGGATTTTGACAACCTGCTCGTCTAAGATGCTTGAAAATTTTGTTCCCCCCTACAATGCCGAAGTTATTAATAGAATCAAACAACAAGACGGGATAATAATTGGAAAAACAAACATGGATGAATTCGCCATGGGCTCATCCACAGAAACCAGCTATTTTGGACCAACCTTTAACCCGTGGGATAACTCACGAGTTCCCGGAGGATCATCCGGAGGAAGTGCAGCATGCATCGCCACTGACGAAGCAGTCCTGTCATTAGGAACAGATACAGGAGGTTCGATTCGTTGCCCTGCAAGTTATTGTTCGGTTGTTGGATTAAAACCAACATATGGACTAGTTAGCCGTTACGGATTAATCGCATATGCCAACAGCCTAGAACAAATAGGACCCATGGCAAAGGACGTTTACGATTGTGCACTATTTTTAAGTGTAATTGCGGGTCATGACACGAAAGATGGCACATCAGTTAATCAACCTATAAAAGATTACACCCAATTCTTAAAAAACGGCGTTAAAGGACTTAAAATCGGAGTACCCAAAGAATTTTTTGGTGAAGGAACAAAACCTGATGTGAAAAAACAGGTTTGGAATGCAATTCACAAACTGGAAGAATTAGGTGCATCATATGAAGAAACTTCACTGCCCAGCTTGGAGCAGTCCCTTGCAGCTTACTATATTGTCGCAATGTCTGAAGCCAGCTCTAATTTGGCGCGGTTTGATGGGTTACGTTACGGTTATCGCATAGACAAAGATGAAGCAGACTGGGCAACAGTTTATTCCAAAAACAGGCGAGCCGGATTTGGAGCTGAAGTAAGGCGACGAATAATCTTGGGCACTTATGCGCTTTCAGCGGGTTACTACAACAAGTATTACTTGAAAGCCCTTAAAGTTCGAACATTAATTCGTAAAAACTTTGAAGAAGCTTACAAAAAATTTGATGTTTTAATGGGTCCAACTATGCCGTTTCCTCCCTTTAAAATTGGCGAAAAAATTGAAGACCCCCTCCAACTTTACATGAGCGACGTAGACACGGTTTCAGCAAACCTAGCAGGATTGCCTGCGATTTCTGTCCCTTGTGGATTTACTAAAGGACTTCCAGTGGGATTACAGATTTTGGCGCCCCACCTTCGAGAAGACCTCACTCTACAGGTTGCTTACACCTTTGAACAAAACACAGAATTCAGCAAGCAAAAACCCAAGCTTTAA
- the gatC gene encoding Asp-tRNA(Asn)/Glu-tRNA(Gln) amidotransferase subunit GatC — translation MKEQHLSKKDVEHVAWLSHIELSEEEKELFTEQFNDILEYFKKIDEVDTENVEPTYHVLDLKNITRKDEIVPSLSTEEALKMAPKKEKKFFKAPRIV, via the coding sequence ATGAAAGAACAGCACCTGTCAAAAAAAGACGTTGAACATGTAGCATGGCTGTCCCATATAGAGCTCTCGGAAGAAGAAAAAGAGTTGTTTACGGAACAGTTCAATGACATTCTTGAATATTTTAAAAAAATTGACGAAGTAGACACCGAAAATGTAGAACCAACCTATCATGTTTTAGACCTCAAGAACATCACTCGAAAAGACGAAATAGTTCCTTCATTGTCCACAGAAGAAGCATTAAAAATGGCTCCCAAAAAAGAGAAAAAATTCTTCAAAGCCCCCAGAATAGTATAG